From a region of the Castanea sativa cultivar Marrone di Chiusa Pesio chromosome 10, ASM4071231v1 genome:
- the LOC142611960 gene encoding uncharacterized protein LOC142611960, translating to MHAFREVLDECSFIDLGFVGSEFTWHKHFEGYTVWEHLDRAVATPEWLALFPDTKIYHLEADASDHRPILITPDGMDCHQQRPFRFEQMWLTEQGCTDTVQAVWQRDSGEIEELKVIKKVDECGKELNNWSKNNFRNVRRELERKRKQLVKAERFAMNGGSNKRMKLLEKEILTLLDREAKMWAQGSKVQWLRDGTKTLAFSTVRQRKEEEETTSKRCMMKLANGALIQPEWLIQWFSFIKSSLPLVNPKILIRF from the coding sequence ATGCATGCATTTAGAGAGGTACTTGATGAATGCAGCTttattgatttgggttttgtaggATCCGAATTCACATGGCACAAACATTTTGAGGGCTATACAGTGTGGGAGCATCTCGACAGAGCGGTAGCAACTCCGGAATGGTTAGCCTTATTTCCagacacaaaaatttatcatttagaGGCAGATGCATCAGATCATAGACCCATTTTGATTACACCGGATGGAATGGATTGCCACCAGCAAAGACCATTTCGATTTGAACAGATGTGGTTGACTGAGCAAGGCTGCACGGACACAGTACAAGCTGTGTGGCAGCGAGACAGTGGGGAAATTGAAGAATTAAAGGTGATAAAAAAGGTAGATGAGTGTGGGAAGGAGCTGAACAATTGgagtaaaaataatttcaggaaCGTGAGAAGAGAACTGGAAAGAAAGAGGAAGCAGCTAGTGAAGGCAGAAAGGTTTGCGATGAATGGGGGCAgcaataaaagaatgaaattatTAGAGAAAGAAATACTCACACTCCTTGACCGTGAGGCTAAAATGTGGGCTCAAGGATCAAAGGTGCAGTGGCTTCGTGATGGGACAAAAACACTCGCTTTTTCCACAGTAAGGCAacgcaaagaagaagaagaaactacaTCAAAGCGCTGTATGATGAAGTTGGCCAATGGTGCACTCATCCAACCCGAGTGGCTGATACAGTGGTTCAGTTTTATCAAAAGCTCTTTACCTCTAGTGAACCCGAAGATTTTGATAAGATTTTAG
- the LOC142611961 gene encoding putative purine permease 11: MKLPRLGHYKWWLRVAAYSSFLVAGQTTATLLGRLYYDQGGNSKWMETFVQSAGFPILLPLLFFFSPSLRSTPSTPLNTSSMKSPPLYTLAFLYLGFGLMLTLNNLMYSYGLLYLLVSTYALLSATQLAFNALFSYFLNSQKITPFILNSLVLLTISASLLAVNTDSENMIGVPKGKYVIGFLCTLDASATYSLDLSLLQLSFQRVINKETFSAVWDMQIYASFFATCCCSVGLVASREWKLLGKEMENYGKGMVSYMMTLIWTAMTCQISPIGMLGLIFEVSSLFSNVISTLALPVVPILAVILFHDKMDGVKVMALLLATWGFLSYMHQHSLDDSKSKVNKTSTKEASGAGAVIDVC; this comes from the exons ATGAAACTTCCTAGACTCGGACATTACAAGTGGTGGCTTCGTGTGGCCGCTTACTCCTCCTTTCTTGTTGCTGGCCAGACTACAGCAACTCTATTGGGAAGATTATACTATGATCAAGGTGGGAATAGCAAATGGATGGAAACATTTGTTCAATCAGCAGGCTTCCCAATTTTACTTCCTCTCCTATTCTTCTTCTCACCCTCGCTGAGATCCACTCCAAGCACCCCCTTAAACACTTCCTCCATGAAATCACCACCTCTCTACACCCTTGCCTTTCTTTACCTTGGTTTTGGCCTAATGTTGACATTGAATAACCTGATGTATTCATATGGACTCTTATACCTCCTTGTCTCTACTTATGCTCTACTAAGTGCAACCCAGTTGGCCTTTAATGCCCTCTTCTCCTATTTCCTCAATTCACAAAAAATCACTCCTTTTATACTCAACTCTCTTGTCCTTCTTACAATATCAGCATCCCTTCTTGCAGTCAATACCGACTCTGAAAACATGATAGGAGTCCCTAAAGGAAAGTATGTAATTGGATTTCTTTGCACCCTCGATGCATCTGCAACATACTCATTAGACCTTTCCTTATTACAACTGTCTTTCCAAAGAGTAATAAACaag GAAACTTTCTCTGCTGTGTGGGATATGCAAATATACGCATCATTTTTTGCAACATGTTGTTGCTCGGTAGGACTTGTTGCAAGCAGAGAATGGAAATTGTTGGGCAAAGAGATGGAGAATTATGGAAAAGGAATGGTATCCTATATGATGACCCTAATATGGACGGCTATGACATGTCAAATTTCTCCAATAGGTATGTTGGGGTTGATTTTTGAGGTATCTTCCCTCTTCAGCAATGTCATTAGCACATTGGCTTTGCCTGTTGTTCCCATTCTTGCGGTAATACTTTTTCATGACAAGATGGATGGAGTGAAGGTGATGGCTCTGTTGTTGGCAACCTGGGGTTTTCTTTCATACATGCATCAACACTCTCTCGATGACTCTAAATCCAAGGTTAACAAAACCAGTACTAAAGAGGCTTCCGGGGCAGGTGCCGTTATAGACGTTTGTTGA